One window of the Pseudanabaenaceae cyanobacterium SKYG29 genome contains the following:
- a CDS encoding ATP-binding protein: protein MTKCYRLVVNSNIYELAQVRRWFKQVQELPQSIYQQVELVLTEAFSNVVYHAHEHLPEETPVEIECQLFDDHVELRVWDYGQPFDLFGKKELLARRHQEIFDVDDMPTGGRGLLIMESIADHLSYDRTADGRNCLLIVKNLPAPN from the coding sequence ATGACTAAATGTTATCGCCTTGTTGTCAATAGCAATATCTACGAACTTGCCCAGGTACGTAGATGGTTCAAGCAAGTCCAAGAGTTGCCCCAGTCTATCTATCAGCAAGTGGAACTGGTTTTGACAGAAGCCTTCAGTAATGTTGTTTACCATGCTCACGAACATCTGCCGGAGGAAACGCCTGTAGAAATAGAATGTCAACTCTTCGATGACCATGTGGAGCTGCGGGTGTGGGATTATGGTCAGCCCTTTGATTTGTTTGGTAAGAAAGAGCTTTTAGCAAGAAGACATCAAGAGATTTTCGATGTAGATGACATGCCTACTGGGGGAAGGGGGCTACTGATTATGGAATCCATCGCTGACCACCTCAGTTATGACCGCACTGCTGATGGCAGGAATTGTCTATTGATAGTGAAGAATTTGCCTGCGCCGAACTAG
- a CDS encoding YvcK family protein, protein MTLGKQTTRRSTGIKRRVARFFKWLRPGILVKRWFLVSLLGILLIILGLAISARLTPIRVLLAVANRVVETLVQILPRQVSGPLAITLGLVLLWLGQRRVFMGLLQALMPSRNPREAIVEKVIAHYTLNRGPKLVAIGGGTGLSTLLRGLKKYSANITAIVTVADDGGSSGRLRREQGMLPPGDIRNCLTALADEEKLLTELFQYRFSTGEGLAGHSFGNLFLTAMTHITGDLERAIRASSEVLSVRGRVLPATVEDMVLYAHLEDGRYVEGESQITAARGKILRIGCKPDRPRAVPQTVADIFAADLIILGPGSLYTSVIPNLLVPEIAEAIVSCQVPRIYVCNIMTQPGETDGFTVADHVRTIEKVVGQEMIDLVIAQKSPPSPPTLEAYRRSGADFVYLEREGLECPVLVAEVMLEQDGKVRHDSDKLAAVIMGWFHSNS, encoded by the coding sequence ATGACCTTGGGCAAGCAAACTACGCGGAGATCGACGGGAATAAAGCGAAGGGTAGCGCGATTCTTCAAGTGGCTACGACCTGGTATTCTGGTGAAGCGATGGTTTTTGGTCAGTCTGCTGGGGATACTGCTGATCATTTTGGGTTTAGCAATTTCCGCTCGCCTTACCCCTATTCGAGTTCTACTAGCTGTTGCTAATAGAGTAGTAGAGACGCTGGTACAAATTTTACCGCGGCAGGTGAGTGGACCCCTGGCAATCACTTTGGGCTTAGTGCTGCTGTGGCTGGGACAACGGCGAGTGTTCATGGGACTGTTACAAGCTCTTATGCCCAGTCGCAATCCTAGAGAAGCGATCGTGGAAAAAGTTATCGCCCACTACACCCTCAATCGCGGGCCCAAATTGGTGGCGATCGGCGGGGGGACAGGTCTCTCGACGTTGTTACGGGGGTTAAAAAAATACAGTGCCAATATCACAGCGATCGTGACAGTGGCAGATGACGGGGGGTCATCGGGACGGTTGCGGCGGGAACAGGGGATGTTGCCACCAGGGGATATTCGCAACTGTCTGACGGCTTTGGCGGACGAAGAGAAACTACTGACGGAGTTGTTCCAGTACCGGTTTAGTACGGGGGAAGGATTAGCAGGGCACAGTTTTGGTAATTTGTTTCTAACGGCTATGACCCACATCACGGGGGATTTAGAACGGGCAATTAGGGCAAGTTCTGAAGTTTTGTCAGTGCGGGGGCGAGTCTTGCCAGCCACAGTCGAAGATATGGTGCTCTATGCCCACCTGGAGGATGGACGCTATGTGGAGGGCGAATCCCAAATTACGGCAGCTAGGGGTAAAATCCTGCGCATTGGCTGTAAACCCGATCGTCCCCGCGCCGTTCCCCAGACGGTAGCGGATATTTTTGCAGCGGATTTGATTATTTTGGGCCCAGGGAGCCTCTATACAAGTGTGATACCCAATCTCCTGGTGCCTGAAATTGCCGAAGCCATAGTCAGTTGTCAAGTCCCCCGCATCTACGTTTGCAACATTATGACCCAACCAGGGGAGACAGACGGCTTTACGGTGGCTGACCATGTGCGTACGATCGAGAAAGTAGTTGGGCAGGAGATGATTGACCTCGTGATTGCCCAAAAATCCCCTCCTTCCCCCCCCACCTTGGAAGCCTATCGCCGCAGTGGGGCTGATTTTGTCTACCTCGAGCGGGAGGGTCTTGAGTGTCCTGTATTGGTGGCAGAGGTAATGCTAGAACAGGATGGCAAGGTGCGCCATGATTCCGATAAACTAGCAGCTGTAATTATGGGCTGGTTTCATAGCAATTCCTGA
- a CDS encoding phospholipase D-like domain-containing protein, giving the protein MRPAKTAPADQRVWQIGLLLLIVLLLLGGVAYLFLRPQGKRSQLKSLLEPLPQHPLIKVYMNQQQANSFVDLRGIDRYGDDHEGLILDFVNSAQQTLDVAVQEFRLPRVAKAVIAKHRSGVKVRVIIENTYSKGWSEFTEAEASRLDSHRRPRYEEYKIFADENKDGVLTTEEARRNDAVYLMKQAGIPLIDDTADGSRGPGLMHHKYVVVDGQKVLLTSTNFTWSDAYGDYDNLETRGNANNMMIINSPEVANLFLEEFNIMWGDGPGGKLDSKFAVKKPHRPVRKVQVGDAEVWVKFSPDSKSRVPWQESTNGVIATNLGKARKSIDMALFVFAEPRIGNLLEEKQKQGVQIAALVDPSFAYREYATTLDMWGYVSTQDCRVGNRRPWSKPIPGKVGIPDLVKGDKLHHKYGLVDDELVITGSHNWSASANHLNDETLVVVKHPTVAAHYRREFDRLFENARLGPSRKIVETGQKVCAPNGSRKRVVRRRPPSDDNNLEQE; this is encoded by the coding sequence ATGCGCCCCGCTAAAACTGCTCCCGCTGATCAACGTGTCTGGCAGATTGGACTGCTGCTCCTAATTGTGCTTCTGCTTCTGGGGGGAGTTGCCTATCTGTTCCTGCGCCCCCAGGGCAAACGCAGTCAGTTGAAATCTCTCCTGGAACCCCTGCCCCAGCATCCCCTGATTAAGGTCTATATGAACCAACAACAGGCGAATAGTTTTGTCGACTTAAGGGGCATCGATCGCTACGGTGACGACCATGAAGGTTTGATCTTAGATTTCGTCAACAGCGCCCAGCAGACTTTAGATGTAGCAGTGCAGGAATTTCGGCTGCCTAGGGTAGCAAAGGCAGTGATTGCTAAACACCGATCGGGGGTAAAAGTGCGGGTGATTATTGAAAACACGTACAGCAAGGGTTGGTCAGAATTTACGGAAGCAGAAGCCAGCCGATTGGACTCCCATCGCCGTCCCCGCTATGAGGAATACAAAATCTTTGCCGATGAAAACAAAGACGGTGTGTTAACTACTGAAGAAGCCCGCCGGAATGATGCGGTTTACCTCATGAAGCAAGCCGGGATACCCCTAATTGATGATACGGCAGATGGCTCCAGGGGGCCAGGTTTAATGCACCACAAATACGTGGTTGTGGATGGACAAAAAGTGTTATTGACTTCTACCAATTTCACCTGGAGTGATGCCTACGGTGACTACGACAACCTAGAAACTAGGGGCAACGCCAACAACATGATGATCATCAACAGTCCAGAAGTAGCTAACTTATTTTTGGAGGAATTTAACATCATGTGGGGAGACGGTCCTGGCGGCAAATTAGATAGCAAATTTGCTGTTAAAAAGCCCCATCGACCAGTACGCAAGGTACAGGTAGGGGATGCCGAAGTGTGGGTGAAATTTTCCCCTGACAGCAAATCGCGGGTACCATGGCAAGAGTCGACCAACGGCGTAATTGCTACTAATTTGGGCAAGGCGCGTAAATCCATCGATATGGCATTGTTTGTCTTTGCTGAACCGCGCATCGGCAATTTGTTGGAAGAAAAACAAAAACAGGGAGTGCAAATTGCTGCCCTAGTTGACCCCAGTTTTGCCTATCGCGAATATGCCACCACCTTGGATATGTGGGGTTATGTTTCTACTCAGGACTGTCGGGTGGGGAATCGTCGCCCTTGGAGTAAACCCATTCCTGGTAAAGTAGGCATTCCTGATCTGGTCAAGGGAGATAAACTGCACCATAAATACGGTCTCGTGGATGATGAACTAGTGATTACAGGTTCCCACAACTGGTCTGCCTCTGCCAATCATCTCAACGATGAAACCTTAGTAGTAGTTAAGCATCCCACGGTGGCTGCCCATTATCGCCGCGAATTCGATCGTTTATTTGAAAATGCGCGGCTAGGACCTTCCCGCAAAATTGTGGAAACGGGACAAAAAGTATGTGCACCCAATGGCAGCAGGAAGAGAGTTGTACGTAGAAGACCCCCATCAGATGACAACAATTTGGAGCAGGAATAA
- a CDS encoding BtpA/SgcQ family protein has translation MLLQQLFDSPKPIIGVIHLLPLPTSPRWGGSLKEVIERAEQEATALASGGVDGILVENFFDAPFTKGTVDPAVVSAMSLIVQRIMQMVPQPVGINVLRNDSRSAMAIAACTGAAFIRVNVLTGVVATDQGIIEGTAYELMRYRRELGTNTKVFADVLVKHSQPLSSANLTLAIQDTIHRGLADAIIVSGWATGQPPTLADMQEARQACADTPLFIGSGARWDNIGEILPLADGVIVCSSLKRHGQIHQPVDPIRVHQFVEAVHHYSAPKALVSSLEMKN, from the coding sequence GTGTTGTTACAACAACTGTTTGATTCCCCTAAACCAATTATTGGCGTTATCCATCTTTTGCCCCTCCCCACTTCCCCGCGCTGGGGCGGCAGTCTCAAGGAAGTAATTGAGCGGGCAGAACAGGAAGCCACAGCCCTAGCCTCGGGAGGAGTAGATGGTATTTTAGTGGAAAACTTTTTCGATGCCCCTTTTACCAAGGGTACCGTTGACCCCGCTGTAGTTAGCGCCATGAGTCTGATCGTGCAGCGGATTATGCAAATGGTGCCCCAGCCAGTGGGAATCAATGTCCTGCGCAATGACAGCCGCAGTGCTATGGCGATCGCCGCCTGTACAGGTGCAGCTTTTATCCGCGTCAATGTCCTCACGGGAGTGGTGGCAACAGACCAGGGCATTATTGAGGGCACAGCCTACGAGTTAATGCGCTATCGCCGTGAACTGGGTACCAATACCAAGGTGTTTGCTGATGTCCTAGTGAAGCACTCCCAGCCCCTCTCCTCTGCCAATCTCACCTTAGCTATCCAGGACACCATTCATCGGGGTTTAGCGGATGCCATCATTGTCTCCGGTTGGGCAACAGGACAGCCTCCCACCCTGGCAGATATGCAGGAAGCCCGCCAAGCCTGTGCCGATACTCCCCTATTTATCGGTTCGGGGGCTAGGTGGGACAACATAGGGGAAATTCTCCCCCTAGCGGACGGCGTGATTGTCTGCAGTTCCCTCAAGCGCCATGGACAAATCCACCAGCCTGTTGACCCAATCCGTGTCCATCAATTTGTGGAAGCAGTCCACCACTACAGTGCCCCCAAAGCCCTTGTCTCCTCCCTGGAAATGAAAAACTAA
- the nadB gene encoding L-aspartate oxidase, protein MNNAFDTIVVGTGAAGLYTALCFTERLGRGGKVGLITKGNLQTSASCWAQGGIAAVLDTADSFALHYQDTLRAGAGLCDGEAVAILVREAPRRIQHLLELGVNFDRNPDGTLALTLEAAHSRHRVLHSADATGKALVETLTDRVLAHPQIEVLAATQVVDLVVVGGECRGVWVLRQGSGAEVVPLLARATVLATGGGAYVYSQTTNPPSSTGEGVVIAWRRGVRLRDMEFVQFHPTALFFPGAPRFLISEAVRGEGAHLIDSRGQRFLWQYHPQGELAPRDIVSRSVWHYLQQTGESCVFLDLSPIPLETIRRRFPTIARFCQEYQIDIETQPIPVTPAAHYCIGGIATDTIGATSLPGLYAVGEVANTGVHGANRLASNSLLECFVFGERLARYAPLLDLREKAVGQPLELELGDLDCQAEIREICWRAAGIVRSQASLAAGIDRLDELAKQRPNRRSLNLLSYGKLIMQAALYRQESRGTHYRQDFPTADPNWQQHTTIVGDQLDLAPLKGTELEFPQL, encoded by the coding sequence GTGAACAACGCCTTTGACACGATCGTTGTCGGAACGGGAGCCGCGGGACTATACACGGCTCTTTGTTTTACGGAGCGATTGGGACGGGGGGGTAAGGTGGGGCTGATAACTAAGGGGAATCTGCAGACCTCCGCCAGTTGTTGGGCCCAGGGGGGGATTGCCGCTGTCCTAGATACTGCTGATAGCTTTGCATTGCATTATCAGGATACCTTGCGGGCGGGAGCAGGTCTGTGTGATGGAGAAGCCGTAGCGATTTTGGTGCGAGAAGCCCCTCGGCGTATTCAGCATCTGCTAGAGCTGGGGGTAAATTTTGACCGCAACCCCGATGGTACCTTGGCTCTCACCCTGGAAGCTGCCCACAGCCGTCATCGCGTCCTCCATAGTGCTGATGCCACAGGAAAAGCCCTCGTGGAAACTCTGACCGATCGGGTTTTGGCGCATCCCCAGATTGAGGTTTTGGCCGCAACCCAGGTAGTGGATTTAGTTGTTGTAGGGGGAGAGTGCCGCGGGGTATGGGTCCTTCGGCAAGGCTCAGGAGCCGAGGTAGTGCCCCTTTTAGCTAGAGCGACAGTCCTGGCGACAGGGGGAGGAGCCTACGTCTACAGTCAGACCACCAATCCGCCCAGCAGTACGGGAGAAGGGGTAGTCATAGCGTGGCGTAGGGGAGTTCGGTTGCGGGATATGGAGTTTGTGCAGTTTCACCCTACTGCTCTCTTTTTTCCCGGTGCTCCTCGCTTTTTAATCAGCGAAGCCGTTAGGGGGGAGGGAGCCCATCTCATCGATAGCCGTGGTCAGCGGTTTTTATGGCAATACCACCCCCAGGGGGAACTAGCCCCCAGAGATATTGTCAGCCGATCGGTGTGGCACTACCTACAACAGACAGGGGAAAGTTGTGTGTTTCTTGACTTAAGTCCCATTCCCCTGGAGACAATCCGCCGTCGCTTTCCCACGATCGCCCGCTTTTGTCAGGAATATCAGATTGACATTGAAACCCAACCCATCCCCGTTACCCCCGCTGCCCACTACTGCATTGGTGGTATTGCTACCGATACGATCGGTGCCACTTCTTTACCAGGGCTATACGCGGTTGGGGAAGTCGCCAATACAGGGGTCCATGGGGCAAATCGCCTAGCCAGTAATTCCCTCCTGGAGTGCTTTGTGTTTGGGGAACGCCTAGCCCGTTATGCCCCTTTGTTGGATTTGCGGGAAAAGGCAGTGGGACAGCCCCTAGAGCTAGAATTAGGCGATCTAGACTGTCAGGCAGAGATAAGGGAAATTTGTTGGCGAGCAGCGGGGATTGTGCGCAGCCAAGCCAGTTTGGCAGCGGGGATAGACAGACTGGACGAACTAGCTAAGCAAAGACCGAACCGCCGCAGCCTCAATCTCCTCAGTTATGGGAAACTAATCATGCAAGCTGCCTTATACCGCCAGGAGAGTCGCGGCACCCACTACCGCCAGGATTTTCCTACGGCTGACCCCAACTGGCAACAGCACACTACAATTGTAGGAGACCAACTTGACCTCGCCCCCCTCAAGGGAACAGAGCTTGAATTTCCTCAATTGTAA
- the psbU gene encoding photosystem II complex extrinsic protein PsbU yields MRTLVRIFLVAVLAVALWLGAGRPVVAKSFDHLPDTNFVKVDNSKIDLNNANVLAFRRLPGMYPTLAKIIIQNAPYASLDEVLQIEGLTERQKERIKQYMDQFTLYRPDNSMQRERINNANYRL; encoded by the coding sequence ATGAGAACTTTAGTACGCATTTTCTTGGTAGCAGTGCTTGCGGTTGCCCTATGGTTAGGGGCAGGGCGACCAGTAGTAGCCAAGTCTTTTGATCACCTCCCTGATACCAACTTTGTGAAGGTAGATAACAGCAAGATTGACCTCAACAATGCCAACGTTCTGGCTTTCCGTCGCCTGCCGGGCATGTATCCTACCTTAGCGAAAATAATTATCCAGAATGCCCCCTACGCTAGCCTAGATGAGGTACTACAAATTGAAGGGTTGACCGAGCGGCAAAAGGAGCGCATTAAGCAGTACATGGACCAATTTACCCTCTACAGACCTGATAATTCCATGCAGCGGGAACGCATCAACAACGCTAACTATCGCCTCTAG
- the rimP gene encoding ribosome maturation factor RimP gives MTHPLIEPIANLARSLAPALGLEVVAVYVQTHCNPAVVRVDIAKPQEDVGLDDCERMSLALEAELDRLDLIPFSYNLEVSSPEIDQFLTTDRHFSAFRGFTIAVYAHTPYGGKREWIGQLIERTAEVIRLNQRGKVIAIPRSVVERVELH, from the coding sequence ATGACTCACCCCCTGATTGAGCCAATTGCGAATCTTGCCCGCAGCCTTGCCCCTGCCCTGGGCTTGGAGGTAGTGGCTGTATATGTACAGACCCACTGTAACCCTGCCGTCGTACGCGTTGACATTGCCAAGCCCCAGGAAGATGTGGGTCTCGATGACTGCGAACGGATGAGCCTGGCTTTGGAAGCAGAACTCGATCGCTTAGACCTCATCCCCTTTTCCTACAACTTAGAGGTGTCTAGCCCTGAAATTGACCAATTTCTCACCACTGACCGTCACTTTAGCGCCTTTCGCGGCTTTACCATTGCGGTTTATGCCCATACGCCCTACGGGGGCAAACGGGAATGGATTGGGCAACTAATTGAACGGACGGCAGAGGTGATCAGACTGAATCAGCGGGGGAAAGTAATTGCCATTCCCCGATCGGTGGTGGAGCGGGTTGAGCTACATTGA
- a CDS encoding lipid-A-disaccharide synthase: MMDLVILSNGVGEVTTWVYPLVRAIAERKDLLWRVSVLLAPCSHASGRETEIVQTYPAVTRVLPPDRFWDFVLWGKTPGWDWHKQGVVVFLGGDQFYTVVVGKRLGYKTVVYAEWQARWVDFIDRFALRHPGIWAGTKGTVIGDLMADIAPCSPQPGNYIVFLPGSKPMKLRIGVPLVLAVADRLKSIYPDLEYYIALAPTLTPQELAKYGGKLAGKHLISAQGTAVEIYEQFPATELFLGAKLCVTTVGANTAQLAALAVPMIVLVPTNQWDGMRAWDGLPGLLSHLPGVGKLISSGINRLVVSHIKRRGKFLSWGNIYAQKPIVPEYIDYLTPDSVTNYICDLLDNPAKLAHMRQELQAVFPRQRSGAKLLQVIESVVET, encoded by the coding sequence ATGATGGATTTAGTTATTTTAAGCAATGGTGTGGGGGAGGTGACGACCTGGGTTTACCCGCTGGTGCGGGCAATAGCGGAGCGTAAAGATTTGTTATGGCGGGTGTCTGTCCTCCTTGCCCCCTGTAGCCATGCCAGTGGCAGGGAAACAGAAATTGTGCAAACTTATCCCGCTGTGACACGGGTCTTGCCCCCCGATCGTTTTTGGGACTTTGTATTATGGGGGAAAACGCCAGGGTGGGATTGGCATAAACAAGGGGTAGTGGTATTTCTGGGGGGAGACCAGTTTTATACGGTGGTGGTGGGGAAACGCTTGGGCTACAAAACCGTGGTTTATGCGGAGTGGCAGGCAAGGTGGGTGGACTTTATTGATCGCTTTGCTCTCCGTCACCCTGGGATTTGGGCAGGGACAAAGGGGACAGTGATTGGGGATTTGATGGCAGACATAGCTCCCTGTTCACCCCAGCCAGGCAACTATATTGTGTTTCTCCCTGGTTCTAAGCCCATGAAACTGCGTATAGGTGTACCCCTGGTGTTGGCAGTTGCCGATCGGTTAAAGTCTATCTATCCCGACTTGGAATATTACATTGCTCTGGCACCAACTCTAACTCCCCAGGAATTAGCTAAGTATGGGGGCAAATTGGCAGGCAAGCATTTAATTTCAGCCCAGGGAACCGCAGTGGAAATTTATGAGCAGTTTCCCGCTACGGAGTTATTTCTAGGGGCAAAACTCTGTGTCACAACGGTGGGGGCAAATACTGCCCAGTTAGCGGCTCTAGCCGTGCCGATGATTGTTTTAGTGCCTACCAATCAATGGGATGGGATGCGGGCATGGGATGGTTTGCCAGGCCTTCTCAGTCACCTACCTGGTGTGGGCAAATTGATCAGTAGCGGCATCAATCGCCTCGTCGTCAGTCACATCAAACGGCGCGGTAAATTCCTGAGCTGGGGGAATATCTATGCCCAAAAACCGATCGTGCCTGAATATATTGACTATTTAACTCCCGACTCAGTGACTAACTATATTTGTGATTTATTGGATAACCCTGCTAAGTTAGCCCACATGCGCCAGGAGCTACAGGCAGTTTTCCCTAGACAGCGATCGGGGGCAAAATTACTGCAAGTGATCGAGTCTGTAGTAGAGACCTAA
- a CDS encoding YlxR family protein, with product MAPPLFRRCVICRRLAHRDEFWRIVREGNTVKLDQGMGRSVYVCRQGSCLQEALKKNRLSKALRTPLPPIVVAELRQRAASSAQANSSLSIDNSCHQQCGHN from the coding sequence ATGGCTCCCCCCCTATTTCGGCGCTGTGTCATTTGTCGTAGGTTAGCCCACCGTGATGAATTCTGGCGCATAGTGCGAGAGGGCAACACAGTCAAACTAGACCAGGGCATGGGACGATCGGTCTATGTCTGTCGCCAGGGGTCTTGTCTGCAGGAAGCCCTGAAAAAAAATCGCCTGAGTAAAGCCCTCCGTACTCCCCTTCCCCCGATTGTGGTGGCTGAGTTACGGCAGAGGGCAGCTAGTTCGGCGCAGGCAAATTCTTCACTATCAATAGACAATTCCTGCCATCAGCAGTGCGGTCATAACTGA
- a CDS encoding chemotaxis protein CheW, translating into MPLANLKILIFPVGNLWLSLNLQSVKKVIPRPEIVKGKQEYLGLCVFDGQEVTVIDLYQKVLGQVSPQGKSYLIVLASPKGWYGLTVGSLPLMRDVPANQFHPVPPEYRERDTLNIASHVVQLPLQTDKPVPVFLLDENRLLELV; encoded by the coding sequence ATGCCCCTAGCCAATCTTAAGATACTGATTTTTCCTGTTGGGAATCTATGGCTCTCTCTTAACCTCCAGTCAGTCAAGAAAGTAATTCCGCGACCTGAAATTGTCAAAGGGAAGCAGGAATACCTAGGTCTATGCGTATTCGATGGTCAGGAAGTGACTGTTATTGATCTCTACCAAAAGGTTTTAGGCCAAGTATCGCCCCAGGGCAAGTCCTATCTAATCGTTTTAGCATCTCCCAAGGGTTGGTACGGTCTAACTGTTGGCAGTCTTCCCCTCATGCGAGATGTTCCCGCCAACCAATTCCACCCTGTGCCCCCTGAGTACCGCGAACGGGATACCCTCAACATTGCTAGTCACGTGGTACAACTGCCCCTGCAGACTGATAAACCAGTCCCTGTCTTCCTCCTAGACGAAAACCGTCTCCTGGAGTTGGTTTGA
- the nusA gene encoding transcription termination factor NusA, translated as MSIVNLPNLRRLVEEISKERNLPPASVHTALREALMKGYEKFRKTYRTEGTHFEDGYFDNFEVEIDLEREGFRVLATKTIVEEVTNPDREIALAEVREVAPEAQPGGTVVVDVTPEQQDFGRMAAMQTKQVLAQKLRDQQRKLIQEEFRDMEGEVLQGRVLRFENNSVILAVTSSVGQPEVEAELPKNEQLPNERPYRPNSSLKVYLKQVYDTPRRGPQLLVSRADAGLVVRLFENEVPEIEDEIVRIVAVAREANPPTPHVGPRTKIAVDTLERDVDPVGACIGARGVRIQAVVNELKGEKIDVIRWSPDPATYIANALSPAKVKEVQIINASERQALVTVSEDQLSLAIGKEGQNVRLAARLTGWKIDIKRHE; from the coding sequence ATGTCCATCGTTAATTTGCCGAATTTGCGCCGTTTAGTAGAAGAGATTAGCAAAGAACGCAACTTGCCCCCTGCCTCAGTCCACACTGCTCTGCGGGAAGCCTTGATGAAGGGCTACGAGAAGTTCCGTAAAACCTACCGCACAGAGGGCACCCACTTTGAGGATGGCTATTTTGACAACTTCGAGGTGGAAATTGACCTAGAACGGGAAGGGTTTCGCGTCCTAGCCACCAAAACGATCGTGGAAGAGGTGACCAATCCCGATCGGGAAATTGCCCTTGCAGAAGTACGGGAGGTTGCCCCAGAAGCCCAACCGGGGGGAACGGTAGTAGTTGATGTCACCCCTGAGCAACAGGATTTTGGACGCATGGCAGCCATGCAGACTAAACAGGTACTAGCACAAAAGCTGCGGGACCAACAGCGCAAACTCATCCAGGAGGAATTTCGGGATATGGAGGGGGAAGTACTCCAGGGGCGGGTGTTGCGCTTTGAAAACAACTCTGTGATTTTGGCGGTCACCAGCAGTGTCGGTCAGCCTGAGGTAGAAGCGGAACTGCCCAAAAATGAGCAACTACCCAATGAACGTCCCTACCGTCCCAACTCCAGCCTCAAGGTGTACCTCAAGCAGGTCTACGACACTCCCCGCCGTGGGCCGCAGTTACTGGTTTCCAGAGCAGATGCGGGTTTAGTGGTGCGCCTGTTTGAAAACGAAGTTCCCGAAATTGAAGATGAGATTGTGCGGATTGTTGCCGTTGCTAGGGAGGCGAATCCCCCTACTCCCCATGTCGGACCCCGTACTAAAATTGCTGTAGACACCCTGGAGCGAGATGTTGACCCCGTAGGAGCTTGTATTGGGGCGAGGGGTGTACGTATTCAAGCGGTGGTCAATGAACTGAAGGGAGAGAAAATAGATGTAATTCGCTGGTCCCCTGACCCTGCCACCTATATTGCCAATGCCCTCAGTCCCGCTAAAGTCAAGGAAGTCCAGATCATCAACGCCAGTGAACGGCAAGCCCTTGTCACCGTCTCGGAAGACCAGCTGAGTTTGGCAATTGGCAAAGAAGGGCAAAATGTCCGCCTAGCGGCGCGGCTAACAGGCTGGAAAATCGACATCAAACGGCATGAGTAA
- the pyrE gene encoding orotate phosphoribosyltransferase, which yields MTLDENRAQLLELIGKLAYKKGDFVLSSGQKSSYYINGKLVTLHPQGARYIGEIMHALLPPDTVAVGGLTLGADPIVSAITVVSAYTDRPVYGLIVRKQAKEHGTGQTIEGCSLPPGSRVVVVEDVVTTGASALWAVHQLRGAGYRVEDVFAIVDRQEGAAERFAQEGLQLHALFTIEEIQALFP from the coding sequence TGACATTAGACGAAAACCGTGCCCAGTTACTAGAATTAATCGGCAAACTTGCCTATAAAAAGGGTGATTTTGTCCTGTCTTCAGGGCAGAAAAGTTCCTATTACATCAATGGCAAGTTAGTCACTCTCCATCCCCAAGGGGCGCGCTATATCGGTGAAATTATGCACGCTCTACTGCCCCCAGACACAGTGGCGGTAGGGGGCTTAACCCTGGGTGCGGACCCGATCGTGTCTGCTATTACTGTAGTTTCTGCCTATACCGATCGTCCTGTCTATGGTCTGATTGTGCGTAAACAGGCAAAGGAACACGGCACGGGGCAAACGATCGAGGGTTGTTCTCTTCCCCCTGGCTCTAGGGTAGTGGTGGTAGAAGATGTAGTGACGACGGGGGCTTCTGCTTTGTGGGCAGTGCACCAATTGCGGGGGGCGGGCTATCGGGTGGAAGATGTCTTTGCCATAGTCGATCGGCAGGAGGGAGCGGCAGAGCGGTTTGCCCAAGAGGGTTTGCAACTACATGCTCTATTTACAATTGAGGAAATTCAAGCTCTGTTCCCTTGA